AGAAGATCTTTATTCGACTTAGCCATAGTATTATTATATTATGTTGTTATTATATGATCAAGTTTGAAAGTGATCTGATTGCGGCGCGCTGGGACAGCGAGCCCTACCTAGTGTTCTTCCCTCCCATTCAGAAGATTTACATCTTCCGCTACTTATTGGTTGTTTGTTATTATGATATAATATTATAGTGTTGCGATTTCTAGAGCTACTTTGAAGATTTCCTGGCGGGTTTCGGTGTTGAGAGCGTTCCAGCCTAGAAGGGCGGCGTGCTGGTAGGCTTGTTTTCTCGATAAATGGTTTTCAAAGCGAGGAACGCCGATTTGTTCGGCCATGCTTTCGAGCCCTCTGCCCAGGAGGGTGTTTTTCTGCACCTGATTGAATAAAAGCCTCACTTTCTCCGGATTTGGAAGGTGCTGCTTAATAATCTTGGCGGTATCCTGACTGGTCCACAGATCGGCCGGAGAGGGGGAACTGATCAGGACCGCCTTGTCGGATCGTTGAAGGCTTTCCACCAACAGCGGGGAATCCAGACGCGGTGGAGTGTCGATCAGCAGAATGTCGTAGGATTCACCTTCCTGTGCCAATTTGATACCGGTGCTTTCTTGAATCCATCTCGATGCCGTAGCCTGGGGATCCCGGTCTAGAACCGCGACATTTCGTCCCGCATCGGTAAACGCACAGGCAAGTAAAACCGTGAGGGTTGTTTTGCCTGCTCCTCCCTTTCCATTGCATATTGTTATTATCATATAATATGATGTAATGATTAAATCATGTTGATATTATAATATATTCCAGAAACGTCAATTCGAATTTGTTTGAAACACCCGGTCGCTTTGCGGCCTGAAGATCACGAAGACGGGGAAGGAAAGGAGGGGAGCGATTTGTTTACCAGCGGCGCGACCGCTGTCCTCAGCCGAAAGGACTGCTGAATTCCTCTGAGAATGCGCTGGGGACAGCGCACGCTACAGCGCCAAACATCGAAGGGCCGTGAACAGGCATGGAAATGGAGGGAAGGGCAGTGTCAAGCGGCGCGCTGGGACAGCGAGCCTTACCAGATCAGTATTTTTCAGAGATTTTCTACATATATCGGAAGATTTACATCTTCCGCTACTTATCATACAATGCAAAGTATAATACAATGTAATCAAAGGTGAATTATGGTAAGATCAACATTAACGGTCCGTTGGCAGACAACGATTCCGACAGAGGTAAGGAAGGCTTTGAATCTGAAGCCAAGGCAGAAGATCATCTACGAATTGACCGGGGACGGAGTGCTCATTAAGCCACAGACCGATATCCTTCCGGATCTTTATGGGTCTTTGTCGAGTGAGGTCCCGGCGGGGACGAAGGAGGAAGAACGGAAAGCCGCCTGCCGCTCAAGAGTTAAAAGGTATTCCAAATGACTAAATACCTGTTGGACACGAATGTTCTCATTCGGTTTCTATTGGGGGATCATTCTACATTGTCACCAGAAGCGAGGGCTCTTTTTCAGGAAGCTCACGACAGCAAATGCACCTTGGTGTTGTCGGAATTGGTAATTGCCGAAGCGGTATGGGTGTTGTCTTCGCTCTATAAGGTGGAGCGGAAGGACATCGCGGAAAAGTTGAGCAATGTGATTGGAATGGCGGGAATAAGATGCTCAGAGAATGAGAGAATCCTGGACGCTTTGGGGCGTTTCAGGAAGACGAATTGCGACTATATGGACTGTTATCTTGGGACGCTTTCAGTGGAGACCGGATATCCGGTGGCTACGTTTGATAAGGATTTCAGGAAGTTTAAGGATGTAAGGCTCAGGGAACGGTGACCAGTTTTGATTTGAAACACCCGGCCGCTTTGCGGCCTGAAGATCACGAAGACGGGGAAGAAAAGAACGGGGAGCGTGGACTGTGGATTGAAGGAGGGTCGAATTACGTGAAGTCCGACCTCGGCACCCAGCTTCAGGAAGATTTACATCTTCCGCTACTTATTGGCTGTTTGATGATATGAATTACTGAATTTATGAAATAGTTTATTCATGAGTCTGGTCATCAAAATTAACGAAAGAGGAACCCTTACCCTGCCTAAGGCACTCAGGAAAAAACTGGGAGTAACTGGCAAAGGAGAGATCATCGCGGATGAAGGAGAAGAAGGGATTATTCTAAGAGCGGGGGAGACTTTTCCTCTTGAGATTTACAGCAAAGAACGGCTTGAGGAATTTCACCGGAGCAATGAGGAAGAACTTGAGGGTTACGGCTTGGAATGAAGATCTTCCTGGATGCAAACATCTTGTTTTCAGCATGCATTGAAGGAAGCCGTATTGCCATTCTGCTTGAACGGGTTGCTGCACATGCAGAGCCAATCTCCAACATTCATGCTCTCAGGGAAACGGAACGGAATCTGGATTCCAAGAAGCCACAATTTTCAGCGTCCCTTAACCTGCTTAAAAAAAGGGTCCTGATTTTGAACAGAATCGCTTCAGTCTGCACTGAAATCCGAGAT
Above is a genomic segment from Candidatus Manganitrophaceae bacterium containing:
- a CDS encoding type II toxin-antitoxin system VapC family toxin — translated: MTKYLLDTNVLIRFLLGDHSTLSPEARALFQEAHDSKCTLVLSELVIAEAVWVLSSLYKVERKDIAEKLSNVIGMAGIRCSENERILDALGRFRKTNCDYMDCYLGTLSVETGYPVATFDKDFRKFKDVRLRER
- a CDS encoding AbrB/MazE/SpoVT family DNA-binding domain-containing protein: MSLVIKINERGTLTLPKALRKKLGVTGKGEIIADEGEEGIILRAGETFPLEIYSKERLEEFHRSNEEELEGYGLE